The Paracoccus liaowanqingii genome window below encodes:
- a CDS encoding LysR family transcriptional regulator, with translation MIDLNLLLLFRAVAEEANFRAAADRLGVTRSAVSQGIRRLEDSLGVALLLRTTRSVRLTEAGVELQAALARPLTEILGTLDSLGAEDCPRGLLRIAATSIAEPFLSGPLIARFAEAHPRITLDITVTDAEFDIVAAGFDAGVRLGEVIEQDMIAVPVGGPQREAVVASPAYLAAQGVPDHPRDLVHHRCIGWRPAPNTAPYRWEFAEDGRPFDVAVDPQICTNDLRLMMRTALNGGGITFAPLQTLQPHLDSGELVSLLEEFLPSFPGFYLYFPQRRNMAPKLRALVAHVRGSR, from the coding sequence ATGATCGACCTCAACCTTCTTCTTCTCTTCCGCGCCGTGGCCGAGGAGGCGAACTTCCGTGCGGCGGCGGACCGGTTGGGGGTCACCCGCTCGGCGGTCAGCCAGGGGATCCGGCGGTTGGAAGACAGCCTCGGCGTGGCGCTGCTCCTGCGCACCACACGCTCTGTCAGATTGACCGAGGCGGGCGTGGAGCTGCAGGCAGCGCTGGCCCGGCCGCTGACGGAGATCCTCGGCACGCTGGACAGCCTCGGCGCCGAGGATTGCCCTCGAGGGCTCTTGCGGATCGCCGCGACCTCGATCGCCGAGCCCTTCCTGTCGGGTCCGCTGATCGCCCGCTTTGCCGAGGCCCATCCCCGGATCACCCTGGACATCACGGTGACCGACGCCGAATTCGACATCGTCGCCGCCGGCTTCGATGCCGGCGTGCGCTTGGGAGAGGTGATCGAGCAGGACATGATCGCCGTCCCGGTCGGAGGTCCTCAGCGCGAGGCCGTGGTGGCCTCGCCCGCCTATCTTGCCGCGCAGGGCGTCCCGGACCACCCCCGCGATCTTGTCCATCACCGCTGCATCGGCTGGCGCCCGGCGCCCAACACCGCGCCCTACCGGTGGGAGTTCGCCGAAGACGGCCGTCCCTTCGACGTGGCCGTCGATCCGCAGATCTGCACCAACGACCTGCGCCTGATGATGCGCACGGCACTGAATGGCGGAGGGATCACCTTCGCCCCCCTCCAGACGTTGCAACCCCATCTCGACAGCGGCGAGCTGGTCTCGCTGCTGGAGGAGTTCCTGCCGTCCTTCCCGGGGTTCTATCTCTATTTTCCGCAGCGCCGGAACATGGCCCCCAAGCTTCGCGCGCTTGTGGCGCATGTTCGGGGATCAAGATGA
- a CDS encoding GntR family transcriptional regulator — translation MSAKTENSADRAYRELRDALMAGRLPTDHKVTEVGLAQMLGLSRTPVRAAVSRLLIEGFLQRRSGSGLWCVVPNRDEMQAIFDIRVRLESYAASRAAMRASPAQCAQLTASARRMSDLVAHLQAGRDPDIIARIEAENALFHATILEASGALRLSLVLKSTVDVAFVSLTLQRYSLRQRLRSAGHHHEIAEAIAAGMADWAGRAMEVHILSAAATFLGQSGDASD, via the coding sequence ATGTCAGCGAAGACGGAAAATTCTGCCGACCGCGCCTACCGTGAATTGCGCGATGCACTGATGGCGGGGCGCCTGCCTACCGACCACAAGGTGACCGAGGTGGGGCTGGCGCAGATGCTCGGCCTGTCTCGGACTCCAGTGCGCGCCGCCGTAAGCCGTCTGCTGATCGAAGGGTTCCTGCAACGCCGGTCGGGCAGCGGCCTGTGGTGCGTGGTCCCCAATCGAGACGAGATGCAGGCCATCTTCGATATCCGGGTTCGGTTGGAGTCTTACGCGGCATCCCGGGCCGCCATGCGCGCCAGTCCAGCGCAATGCGCACAACTAACCGCCTCGGCGCGACGGATGTCCGACCTCGTCGCGCATCTTCAGGCCGGTCGAGACCCAGACATTATCGCCCGCATTGAGGCCGAGAATGCGCTGTTCCATGCGACCATCCTTGAGGCATCGGGGGCCCTGCGGCTGTCGCTTGTGTTGAAAAGCACGGTGGATGTGGCCTTCGTCAGTTTGACGCTGCAACGCTACAGCCTGCGTCAGCGCCTACGATCCGCAGGTCACCATCACGAGATCGCCGAAGCCATCGCCGCCGGTATGGCTGATTGGGCCGGACGCGCCATGGAGGTCCATATCCTATCCGCCGCTGCCACATTTCTTGGTCAATCTGGCGATGCATCGGATTAG
- a CDS encoding SDR family NAD(P)-dependent oxidoreductase has protein sequence MGRLEGKIAVITGANSGIGLAAAKRFAAEGAHVYITGRRREELEQATAELGPDVTAVQGDVTKAADLDHLFETVRTRHGRIDILFANAGTGALEPLGRITEAGFDQTFGLNVRGTVFTVQKALPLMQEGGSIILTGSTTGVMGTPAFSIYSATKAAVRNLARSWALDLKGTGIRVNVLSPGATRTPGLQNVADAAGAGTMYEALLAQTPAGRIAEPEDVAAVALFLASDDSRVMTGSEIFADGGMAQV, from the coding sequence ATGGGTAGACTTGAAGGCAAGATCGCCGTCATCACGGGCGCCAACAGCGGGATCGGACTGGCGGCAGCCAAGCGCTTCGCGGCCGAGGGCGCCCACGTGTACATCACCGGCAGGCGGCGGGAAGAGCTGGAGCAGGCCACGGCGGAACTGGGTCCCGATGTGACCGCCGTTCAGGGGGACGTGACGAAGGCCGCCGATCTGGATCACCTGTTCGAAACGGTCCGCACGCGGCATGGCCGGATCGACATCCTTTTCGCCAATGCCGGGACGGGCGCCCTCGAACCGCTCGGCCGGATCACCGAGGCCGGTTTCGACCAGACCTTCGGGCTCAACGTCAGGGGCACCGTCTTCACGGTCCAGAAGGCCTTGCCGCTGATGCAGGAGGGTGGCTCGATCATCCTTACCGGTTCCACCACCGGCGTGATGGGAACCCCGGCCTTCAGCATCTACAGCGCCACCAAGGCGGCGGTGCGCAACCTGGCGCGAAGCTGGGCCTTGGACCTGAAGGGGACCGGCATCCGCGTGAACGTCCTGTCTCCGGGCGCCACGAGAACACCCGGACTGCAGAACGTCGCGGACGCCGCCGGCGCCGGCACGATGTATGAGGCGCTGCTCGCCCAGACTCCGGCAGGGCGGATCGCCGAACCGGAGGATGTCGCCGCGGTCGCCCTCTTCCTTGCGTCGGACGACAGCCGCGTCATGACCGGCAGCGAGATCTTTGCCGATGGCGGTATGGCCCAGGTCTGA
- a CDS encoding alpha/beta fold hydrolase: protein MNLTRRTALAGFAAATVLMAVPALADLPGIAPTMPPVEMVGTNGIELAVYEAGSGPAVVLLHGFPGLAYTWRHQIPALVDAGYRVIVPDLRGYGLSDAPENVEDYDIADLTGDIAGMLDGLDVDEAVFVGHDWGGLLAWQMALFHEERTTGVVSFNTPHIPHWGLWLHPDLVAPVLGDGDDFTADPGRDPIAQMREVYRPGMYVLMF from the coding sequence ATGAATTTGACACGCAGAACGGCCCTCGCGGGCTTTGCCGCCGCCACGGTCCTGATGGCCGTCCCCGCCCTTGCCGACCTGCCAGGCATCGCTCCGACCATGCCGCCCGTCGAGATGGTCGGCACGAACGGCATCGAGCTTGCCGTCTACGAGGCCGGATCCGGGCCGGCGGTCGTGCTTCTGCACGGATTTCCGGGTCTGGCCTATACGTGGCGCCATCAGATCCCGGCCCTTGTCGATGCCGGCTATCGGGTCATCGTCCCCGACCTGCGCGGCTATGGGCTGAGCGACGCCCCGGAGAATGTCGAGGACTATGACATTGCCGATTTGACCGGTGACATTGCGGGCATGCTCGACGGCCTCGACGTCGATGAAGCCGTTTTCGTGGGGCATGACTGGGGCGGGTTGCTCGCCTGGCAGATGGCCCTGTTCCATGAAGAGCGGACCACGGGCGTCGTCTCGTTCAACACGCCGCATATCCCCCATTGGGGCCTTTGGCTGCACCCCGATCTTGTCGCGCCCGTGCTGGGTGACGGCGACGACTTCACCGCCGATCCGGGCCGCGATCCGATCGCCCAGATGCGCGAGGTCTATCGCCCCGGCATGTATGTGCTGATGTTCTAG
- a CDS encoding winged helix-turn-helix transcriptional regulator — protein MTHTFTCGLDAVLFVMGGKWKPLIVYHLAHRTLRYGELRRSVGKVSDKVLAQQLKDLVADGIVARRDFGQIPPHVEYSLTPFGSSLSQALAQLCAWGTHHSAELEAIAERSASGNKGEQMGHNAGRTPGIVTTTPVRHCP, from the coding sequence ATGACACACACCTTCACCTGCGGTCTCGATGCGGTCCTGTTCGTCATGGGTGGCAAATGGAAGCCGCTCATCGTCTATCACCTCGCCCACCGAACCCTGCGCTACGGCGAGCTGCGGCGCTCGGTCGGCAAGGTCAGCGACAAGGTTCTCGCGCAGCAGCTGAAGGACCTGGTCGCGGACGGGATCGTGGCGCGCCGTGACTTCGGGCAGATCCCGCCCCATGTCGAATATTCGCTCACGCCCTTCGGAAGCAGTCTTTCCCAAGCGCTTGCCCAGCTTTGCGCGTGGGGAACCCATCATTCGGCCGAACTGGAGGCCATCGCGGAGCGATCTGCGTCCGGGAACAAGGGCGAGCAGATGGGCCACAATGCAGGCCGGACGCCCGGCATCGTGACGACGACGCCAGTCAGGCATTGCCCGTGA
- a CDS encoding 16S rRNA pseudouridine(516) synthase: MGYGSRNDIARMARTGSITLDAVDVVDVTRRIPVTEDLPARMTVDGKPLDPVAGMVILLNKPLGMTCSHKDHGPLVYDILPERWKRRDPAISTIGRLDKQTSGLLLLTDDGALLHRIISPKRHVRKTYRAILARPLDGTEGNLFASGCLTLRGENTRLAPAEMTVISEREALLSVTEGRYHQVRRMFAAVGNHVEELKRERVGGLSLPDGMAPGQWKLLTNEDIASIFQEAQGGVT; this comes from the coding sequence ATGGGCTACGGCTCGCGCAACGACATCGCGCGAATGGCCAGGACCGGCAGCATCACCCTGGACGCTGTCGACGTCGTGGATGTCACCAGGCGCATCCCGGTCACCGAGGATTTGCCCGCGCGGATGACGGTCGACGGGAAGCCGCTCGATCCCGTCGCGGGCATGGTCATCCTGTTGAACAAGCCGTTGGGGATGACCTGTTCGCACAAGGATCACGGACCGCTTGTCTACGACATCCTCCCCGAGCGCTGGAAACGGCGTGATCCCGCGATCTCGACCATCGGCCGGTTGGACAAGCAGACGTCGGGGCTTCTTCTGCTGACCGATGACGGGGCTCTGCTGCATCGCATCATCAGCCCCAAGCGCCACGTGAGGAAGACTTATCGCGCCATCCTGGCGCGTCCTCTGGATGGGACCGAGGGCAACCTGTTCGCCTCGGGGTGCTTGACGCTGCGGGGCGAGAACACGCGACTGGCGCCTGCCGAGATGACGGTGATCTCCGAGAGAGAAGCCCTGCTGAGCGTCACCGAGGGCCGGTACCACCAGGTGCGTCGGATGTTCGCCGCCGTCGGCAACCATGTCGAGGAACTGAAGCGTGAACGCGTGGGGGGGCTGTCCTTGCCCGATGGCATGGCGCCAGGTCAGTGGAAGCTGCTGACGAACGAGGACATCGCCTCGATCTTTCAGGAGGCCCAGGGAGGTGTGACCTGA
- a CDS encoding SDR family oxidoreductase: MKIEDSVILITGASSGIGMATAIAAAQAGARVAVLARREDRLRALADRLGPDALVLPCDVTMGAQIEASIAAVLRRFGRLDALVNNAGRGLYAPVDRIDIAAYRAVLDLNTVAPLAMMQAVIPQMRRQGMGAIVNVSSGATFGILPGAGAYTSSKLALNMLSDVARLELAEAGISVSTIYPFVTDTEFYAAVSEGQDAAAAEIRTVGPAAHAPDRVAETILDLIRSGERQDDLVPKAYGGSLEM, from the coding sequence ATGAAGATCGAAGATTCCGTCATCCTGATCACCGGGGCCTCATCCGGGATCGGCATGGCCACCGCCATCGCCGCCGCACAGGCCGGCGCCCGCGTCGCCGTGCTGGCCCGCCGCGAGGACCGGCTGCGCGCCTTGGCGGATCGCCTTGGTCCAGATGCGCTGGTGCTTCCCTGCGACGTGACCATGGGCGCGCAGATCGAGGCCAGCATCGCGGCGGTCCTCCGGAGATTCGGACGCCTCGATGCGCTGGTGAACAATGCCGGCCGGGGTCTCTACGCGCCCGTCGACAGGATCGACATCGCGGCCTATCGCGCGGTTCTGGACCTGAACACCGTGGCCCCCCTGGCCATGATGCAGGCGGTGATCCCGCAGATGCGCCGTCAGGGCATGGGGGCCATCGTGAATGTCAGCTCCGGCGCCACCTTCGGGATCCTGCCCGGCGCGGGGGCCTATACCAGTTCGAAATTGGCGCTGAACATGCTGTCGGACGTGGCCCGGCTGGAACTGGCCGAGGCGGGCATATCCGTCTCGACGATCTATCCGTTCGTCACCGACACCGAGTTCTACGCTGCGGTGTCCGAGGGGCAGGACGCGGCCGCTGCCGAGATCAGGACCGTCGGCCCGGCGGCACATGCCCCCGACCGCGTGGCCGAGACGATCCTGGACCTGATCCGCAGCGGGGAACGCCAGGACGACCTGGTCCCGAAGGCCTATGGGGGAAGCCTTGAGATGTAG
- a CDS encoding TRAP transporter small permease, with the protein MTAPRGALRLADGLSLIAARLSELGIVAMTVLLTYEVVARYVFRAPTHWTSDVATTVMIWLTFLAMGYCLREGHMIRITAVIGQLPPTGRKAAEALSLIAILLFSVFVLWVTSRAMMDSIAFGRRQPSMLRMPTWIAELPIILGFAILALQALAELIRLPGRPAPEFSSSAEQELPPTDMEVRQ; encoded by the coding sequence ATGACCGCACCCCGTGGCGCGCTGCGCCTTGCGGACGGGCTGTCGCTGATTGCGGCACGCCTGTCCGAGCTGGGCATCGTCGCCATGACGGTGTTGCTCACCTATGAGGTGGTGGCGCGCTATGTCTTTCGCGCCCCCACGCACTGGACCTCGGATGTTGCCACCACGGTGATGATCTGGCTGACGTTCCTCGCCATGGGCTATTGCCTGCGCGAGGGACACATGATCCGCATTACCGCCGTCATCGGGCAGTTGCCCCCGACAGGCCGCAAGGCTGCGGAGGCGCTGAGCCTGATCGCCATCCTGCTGTTTTCGGTCTTCGTGCTGTGGGTGACCAGCCGAGCGATGATGGATTCCATCGCCTTCGGGCGCAGGCAACCGTCGATGTTGCGGATGCCAACCTGGATCGCCGAGCTGCCGATCATTCTGGGCTTTGCCATTCTTGCGTTGCAGGCGCTGGCCGAACTGATCCGCCTGCCGGGCCGCCCCGCGCCCGAATTTTCCAGCTCGGCCGAGCAGGAGCTGCCCCCTACGGACATGGAGGTGCGGCAATGA
- the dctP gene encoding TRAP transporter substrate-binding protein DctP, producing MTVQVGANHPVGANTHYFAEQLNEISGGEMTVRVFDSAQLFKGQEVPQAISSGAIDLGIVLADEYAGSVPAAGIFSVAFLFPDYEILASAADREGEFRQTFDQLLLEAGSKVLWWQDYGPVQMLSKGAPVVSPEDMRGKMVRATGKPTGDLIEAAGGSAVVVGGAEQFVAYQRGLVDIGMSGTTAVKSRALYEVMDHVTMTSHGLAEFIAVINPALWDSLSEQEQAWMTEAAIRAEDQMRAGTEAENVEAAEWLAENGHATVTELTPEQIAVWQEATRPAVEQFREEAGEAGDRLLTALDALR from the coding sequence ATGACCGTGCAGGTCGGCGCGAACCATCCGGTAGGCGCGAACACACATTATTTCGCCGAACAGTTGAACGAGATTTCCGGCGGTGAGATGACCGTGCGCGTCTTTGACAGTGCCCAGCTGTTTAAAGGTCAGGAAGTGCCTCAGGCCATTTCAAGCGGGGCAATCGATCTTGGGATCGTGCTGGCCGATGAATACGCCGGCTCAGTCCCCGCGGCGGGCATCTTTTCGGTCGCGTTCCTTTTCCCCGACTATGAAATCTTGGCCAGCGCAGCCGATCGCGAGGGCGAATTCCGCCAGACCTTCGACCAATTGCTGCTCGAGGCGGGCTCGAAGGTGCTGTGGTGGCAGGATTACGGCCCTGTCCAGATGCTGTCCAAGGGCGCTCCGGTCGTCTCGCCCGAGGATATGCGCGGCAAGATGGTTCGCGCAACGGGCAAGCCGACAGGCGATCTGATCGAGGCCGCCGGCGGCTCAGCCGTGGTTGTGGGCGGCGCCGAGCAATTCGTCGCCTATCAGCGCGGCCTGGTGGATATCGGGATGAGCGGGACGACTGCCGTCAAGTCGCGTGCGCTTTACGAGGTGATGGATCACGTCACGATGACCAGCCACGGCCTTGCCGAGTTCATCGCGGTGATCAACCCCGCGCTGTGGGACAGCCTTTCCGAGCAGGAGCAGGCTTGGATGACCGAAGCCGCAATTCGTGCAGAGGACCAGATGCGCGCCGGGACCGAGGCCGAAAATGTCGAGGCTGCCGAATGGCTGGCCGAGAACGGACATGCGACCGTGACCGAGTTGACGCCCGAGCAGATCGCCGTCTGGCAGGAGGCCACACGCCCTGCAGTCGAACAATTTCGCGAAGAGGCGGGCGAGGCCGGTGACCGGCTTTTGACCGCGCTGGACGCCTTGCGCTGA
- a CDS encoding AraC family transcriptional regulator — translation MTDPFPDLASRLADTLPEGVTRTTLPGVELLKITSPGELTPEVHKPMVSLILQGQKRLLIGAEVLHYHGGDTYVAAVDLPMRVEILGCTRARPYLAVKLGPDPALIADLVGRSGTTAEPSAGRAFAVHPADAELRDAYRRLLQLRDRPEEIAVLGPLIQREILFRLLRGPQGPILRKIAGGIGHGTGIGPAISLIRAGYAGQIRVSDLARASGMSVATLHRRFKAETGMSPLQYRTLIRLYEARSRLITSPGNVAGVAFGLGYESASQFSRDYARAFGAPPLRDARRIRAGLVDERAESPV, via the coding sequence ATGACCGACCCCTTTCCCGACCTCGCATCCCGGCTGGCGGATACGCTTCCGGAGGGCGTGACGCGCACGACCCTTCCAGGGGTGGAGCTTCTCAAGATCACCAGCCCGGGCGAGCTGACCCCCGAGGTCCACAAGCCGATGGTCAGCCTGATCCTCCAGGGACAGAAACGCCTTCTGATCGGCGCCGAGGTCTTGCACTATCACGGCGGGGACACCTACGTGGCGGCCGTCGATCTGCCGATGCGGGTCGAGATCCTCGGCTGCACCCGCGCGCGTCCCTATCTGGCGGTGAAGCTTGGCCCCGATCCTGCCCTGATCGCCGATCTGGTCGGGCGATCAGGAACCACGGCAGAGCCCTCCGCAGGCCGCGCCTTTGCCGTGCATCCGGCGGATGCGGAGCTGCGAGATGCCTATCGCCGCCTCCTGCAGCTGCGCGATCGGCCGGAGGAGATCGCGGTCCTCGGCCCGCTGATCCAGCGCGAGATCCTGTTCCGCCTGCTGCGCGGTCCCCAGGGCCCGATTTTGCGCAAGATCGCGGGCGGCATCGGGCATGGCACCGGCATCGGACCGGCCATCTCGCTGATCCGGGCGGGATATGCCGGGCAGATCCGCGTGTCGGACCTGGCGCGGGCCTCGGGGATGAGCGTCGCGACCCTCCACCGTCGTTTCAAGGCAGAGACGGGCATGTCGCCTTTGCAGTACCGCACCCTCATCCGTCTCTACGAGGCCCGCAGCAGGCTGATCACCTCGCCCGGCAATGTGGCCGGGGTGGCCTTCGGCCTGGGCTATGAAAGCGCCTCGCAATTCTCGCGCGACTACGCCCGGGCCTTCGGCGCCCCGCCCCTGCGCGATGCCCGGCGCATCCGCGCGGGTCTGGTGGACGAGAGGGCCGAAAGCCCGGTCTGA
- a CDS encoding TetR/AcrR family transcriptional regulator, which translates to MPKADRRAQLLDVAHRIVRQQGTDALTLGTLADQAGVSKPITYNHFETRSGLLVALYGEIMDRQTRALADAIKDTGQALDQVSRVLAEAYMDCHASIGPEWHAIGAALRGSAEMDGYQRRMIEGHVAFFGRVLSPLTELPDETVHRRCVGIIGAAEALSDAMVRGQTSRDHAVSDLDALIVGWLRR; encoded by the coding sequence ATGCCCAAAGCGGATCGTCGCGCGCAGCTGCTGGACGTGGCCCATCGGATCGTGCGGCAGCAGGGAACGGATGCCCTGACGCTCGGGACGCTGGCCGACCAGGCCGGCGTGAGCAAGCCGATCACCTACAATCATTTCGAGACACGGTCCGGTCTGCTGGTCGCTCTCTACGGCGAGATCATGGACAGGCAGACCAGGGCACTGGCCGATGCGATCAAGGACACCGGGCAGGCGCTCGATCAGGTCTCCCGCGTTCTCGCCGAGGCCTACATGGACTGCCACGCGTCCATCGGACCGGAATGGCACGCCATCGGCGCGGCGCTCAGGGGCAGCGCGGAGATGGATGGCTATCAGCGCCGGATGATCGAGGGGCATGTCGCCTTCTTCGGACGCGTTCTGTCGCCGCTGACCGAGTTGCCGGACGAGACCGTCCACCGTCGCTGCGTCGGGATCATCGGCGCGGCCGAAGCCCTCTCGGACGCGATGGTCCGCGGCCAGACGAGCCGAGACCACGCCGTCTCCGACCTTGACGCCCTGATCGTCGGTTGGCTGCGACGATAG
- a CDS encoding SDR family oxidoreductase yields MDKVILITGASGGIGEGIAHELAAAGARVLLGARRLDRLEAVVDTIRAAGGVAEARRLDVTDRQAVAGFAQTALDLWGRIDVLINNAGIMPLSPLSAGKLDEWERMVDVNIKGVLWGIGAVLPVMDRQGSGQIINIGSIGALQVVPTAAVYCATKFAVRAISDGLRQESGRIRVTCVNPGVVDSDLAATITHEETLAVMDAYRAIALQPGDIARAVRQVIEAPEGVDTTEITIRPTASAN; encoded by the coding sequence ATGGACAAGGTCATTCTGATCACCGGCGCCTCGGGCGGCATCGGCGAGGGCATCGCGCACGAGCTTGCGGCGGCCGGGGCAAGGGTCCTGCTGGGCGCGCGTCGGCTGGACCGGCTGGAGGCCGTGGTCGACACGATCCGCGCGGCCGGCGGTGTGGCCGAGGCGCGGCGGCTGGACGTCACCGACCGGCAGGCGGTCGCGGGCTTTGCGCAGACGGCGCTGGACCTCTGGGGCCGGATCGACGTGCTGATCAACAATGCCGGCATCATGCCGCTGTCGCCCCTGTCGGCAGGCAAGCTGGACGAATGGGAGCGGATGGTGGACGTCAACATCAAGGGCGTCCTGTGGGGCATCGGCGCAGTGCTGCCGGTCATGGACCGGCAGGGATCGGGACAGATCATCAACATCGGCTCGATCGGGGCGTTGCAGGTGGTGCCCACGGCGGCGGTCTATTGCGCGACCAAGTTCGCGGTGCGCGCGATCTCGGACGGGCTGCGGCAGGAAAGCGGCCGGATCCGCGTCACCTGCGTCAATCCCGGGGTGGTGGACAGCGATCTGGCGGCGACCATCACGCATGAGGAGACGCTGGCGGTGATGGACGCCTATCGCGCCATCGCGCTGCAGCCGGGCGATATCGCCCGTGCGGTGCGGCAGGTGATCGAGGCGCCCGAGGGTGTGGACACGACCGAAATCACCATCCGCCCGACGGCCTCGGCGAATTGA
- a CDS encoding TRAP transporter large permease, which yields MTPFLIFGALLALLLTGIPVAFTLGILGAGLLAIDGLPLSMVASTLFGGINDFVLLAIPLFLLMSNLLLRGGIGRDLFVAMQSWVGHWPGGLGIAALLSCGVFSAISGSSITTAATVGTVAIPEMIKRGYSRSLTLGLMAAGGTLGIIIPPSVPLIIYGAITEQSIGQLFLAGVGPGILLIVLFGIYVVIASAIQGTHQAMPRATWPERLQATRRALPTLLLAGTILGGIYGGIFTPTEASGIGAAVAMLILAVSARLSRTVFLGAVRDTVKTTTVIFLIVIGAKIFGQAITLYQLPAQLAWLFEDYFNTATLALLLIAAMLIFIGFFLESMSMLLIMVPVLMPTVLALGIDPIWFGIFFVLLIEIALITPPVGLNLFVIQSLDRAPLGVVARGALPFVAIMLGSVILIAVFPQIVLAIPGL from the coding sequence ATGACCCCCTTTCTGATATTCGGCGCGCTGCTGGCACTTTTGCTGACTGGCATCCCGGTCGCGTTTACGCTTGGCATACTTGGAGCAGGGCTGCTGGCGATCGACGGACTGCCTTTGTCGATGGTCGCCAGCACGCTGTTCGGCGGCATCAACGATTTTGTCCTGCTGGCCATTCCATTGTTTTTGCTGATGTCGAACCTGCTGTTGCGCGGCGGCATTGGGCGCGACCTGTTCGTGGCGATGCAAAGCTGGGTCGGGCACTGGCCGGGGGGCTTGGGCATCGCCGCCCTTTTGTCCTGCGGCGTCTTCTCAGCCATCTCGGGCAGTTCGATCACAACCGCTGCGACGGTCGGCACCGTTGCCATTCCCGAAATGATCAAGCGTGGGTATTCGCGCAGCCTGACACTGGGCCTGATGGCTGCAGGCGGCACGCTAGGGATCATCATCCCGCCCTCGGTCCCGCTGATCATCTATGGTGCGATCACCGAACAGAGCATCGGCCAGCTATTTCTCGCGGGAGTCGGCCCCGGCATCCTACTGATCGTGCTGTTCGGGATCTACGTGGTGATCGCCTCGGCTATCCAGGGCACGCATCAGGCGATGCCGCGAGCCACTTGGCCCGAGCGACTTCAAGCCACCCGCCGCGCCTTGCCGACGCTGCTGTTGGCGGGCACAATCCTTGGAGGGATCTATGGCGGGATCTTCACGCCGACCGAAGCCTCAGGCATTGGAGCAGCGGTCGCAATGCTGATCCTAGCCGTCAGCGCAAGGCTGAGCCGGACGGTCTTTCTAGGTGCGGTGCGGGACACGGTCAAGACGACGACGGTGATCTTTCTCATCGTGATTGGCGCCAAGATATTTGGGCAGGCAATCACCCTATATCAGCTACCTGCGCAGCTGGCTTGGCTGTTCGAGGATTACTTCAACACCGCAACGCTGGCGCTTCTGCTGATCGCAGCGATGTTGATCTTTATTGGCTTTTTCTTGGAAAGCATGTCGATGCTGCTGATCATGGTCCCCGTGCTTATGCCCACTGTCCTAGCTCTTGGAATTGATCCGATCTGGTTCGGCATCTTCTTCGTGTTGCTGATCGAAATCGCACTGATCACGCCGCCCGTCGGGTTGAACCTGTTCGTCATCCAGTCGCTCGACCGGGCGCCGCTTGGCGTGGTGGCACGGGGCGCGTTGCCCTTTGTCGCAATCATGCTGGGATCGGTCATTCTGATCGCAGTGTTTCCACAAATCGTTCTGGCGATACCGGGGCTTTAG
- a CDS encoding alpha/beta fold hydrolase, producing MNSDPEGTLRGALRKDLGTPEDWDQMPAELKNMEYYGQPAPAQFPGQDVLSAGELDFYVSQYARTGFTPAINWYRNISRNWQAGLEVDQMVRVPSLMISAENDVVLRPSMTDGMDALVPDLERHVIVDTWHWTPEEKPEEANRIVLDWLDRTFPR from the coding sequence ATGAACAGCGACCCGGAGGGAACGCTGCGCGGGGCCCTGCGAAAGGACCTCGGGACCCCTGAGGACTGGGATCAGATGCCGGCCGAGTTGAAGAACATGGAATATTACGGTCAGCCAGCGCCCGCGCAATTCCCTGGACAGGATGTGCTGAGCGCCGGGGAACTGGACTTCTACGTCAGCCAGTACGCGCGCACCGGCTTCACGCCGGCCATCAACTGGTATCGCAACATCTCGCGCAACTGGCAGGCGGGGCTGGAGGTCGACCAGATGGTCCGCGTCCCCTCGCTGATGATCTCGGCGGAAAATGACGTGGTCCTGCGTCCAAGCATGACCGACGGCATGGATGCCCTCGTCCCGGATCTGGAAAGGCACGTCATCGTCGACACCTGGCACTGGACGCCCGAGGAAAAGCCCGAAGAGGCCAACCGGATCGTTCTCGACTGGCTGGACAGGACGTTCCCTCGCTGA